CACCAGGTACTCGCCGATGAGGGGGATGACCTTGGAGGACGAGGGGATGATCTCCTCAATGACCAGCAGGAACACGGTCAGGGACACGAGCACCGAGGTGCAGAGCGAGATCTTCTCGCCCTCGTGGGACGGGAGGTAGAAGACCAGCGCCGTGAGGAGCGAGAGCCCGATGCAGGGCACGATCAGGAACAGGGTGTAGAAGAGGGGCAGGCGCCGGAGGACGAAGGCGTAGGTGACGTGCGGGTACCAGCGGCGGCCGTCCGTCCGGTTGCCCCGGCTCCCCGTCGCGCTCACGATCTCCCACTCGCCGTTGTCGAAGAAGTCCCTCCTGTCCACGTCCCGGCCCTCCAGCAGGAGGTCCACCTGGGAGCCGTCGTACGTCCAGGAGCCGAACTTCATGGAGCAGTTCTGGAGGTCGAAGGGGAAGAACGTGACGTCGATGGTGCAGGAGCTTTTGTAGTTGGCCGGGGGCGTCCAGGCGACCGTGCCGTCGAACCTGACCACGGCCTTCGTGCGGGCCCCTTCGAACCGCCCGTCggcactgaaacacacacacatgcacacgcacaggaACGtcaccggcgtggctcagtggttgagcgtcgaccaaggaacctggaggtcaaggtttgattcctggtcagggcacaggcccgggttgcgggctcggtccccagttgggggcgtgcaggaggcagccgacccatgattctctctcatcatggatgtttctgtctctccctcccccttcttctctgagacatatatatataaaatattagcctgctctatttggtcgaacatttttttaaaaatatattttattgatattttacagagaggaaggaagagggacagagagccagaaaaatcaatgagagagaaacatcgatcagctgcgtcctgcacaccccctactggggatgtgcccacagccaaggtacatgcccttgaccggaatcgaatctgcgACCCCCTCAGACCGCAGggcggcgctctatccactgagccaaactggttagggccgaacattttttaaaaatatatatttttattgatttcagagagggagggagagagaggcagaaacatcaacgaAGAGAGGGAAtcgtggattggctgcctcctgcacgttagaccgagcctgcaacccaggcatgtgcccttgactgaaatcgaacccgggacccttccatccgcaggccgacactccatccactgagcaacaccggccagggctggtcgaacatttaattaactcaccctactgccttggcagggccagccgTCGCCCTCCCCTGCTCCACGTGCTGGACAGTGGGACTGACCACTGGTGACCCCCCTACTTCCTCACACCTTGCTGGGCTTCCCCAATATGTcactgccggggttcttgttccagcattaagaagggttcagcaatctggagaaaggctgtgtgcaACTTAAGAGTCCagagaagaaagataattttgaaaggcattgggggtcagaggagcttcagctaaaggagctaagttctccttgtctcaggacccttgctttttattaacacaatttgtcctaaggcaaggtggcgATAATACACTTCAGAGGGTAGGGTTtcgtacagaatccattgtcagattggctgctcaggtgtttggccaacaggaggcactAACATgcagattgagatgccctgagctgtctagcAGCAAACagtcatcctattcaggtttgggggaagtgcctttcagccattccaacaggtgattacatatgtgactcagcccttgttgagtgccccagttccatcaaccttttgatgaaactcttgcaattatgacatactggaactggcttctggcatgtcacaaatgacagaaatcaAAGAACACTTGTATGATCAGAAAACAACACGCACACACGCAAAAGGAGGGGACCCACAGAACCGATCTGAAACCAAAGAATGTGAAATCGGGTCATGCGACTGGACAGCCACACACTTCTCAGAAGGAAggatttgccctaaccggtttggctcagtggatagagcatcggcctgtggactcaagggtcccaggtttgattccggtcaagggcatgtaccttggttgcgggcacatccccagtggggggtgtgcaggagtcagctgatcgatgtttctctctcatcgatgtttctaactctctatctctcccttcctctctgtaaacaatcaataaaatatattttaaaaaaaaaaggaaggaaggatttaCGTTACTCAGGTGCCCAATCGCAACGCAAGTGTTCGCTTTGTAAACACACAATGGAAGTTGGACTATGACTTACTTATCAAACAGGACGATGTCTGGGGTCCAGAGCGAGTCTGACGGGACCCGGATCGCTCTGATCCCCCCGTAGTCCTCGGGGTTCCACTGGAGCTTCACGTCTCTCCACTCCTTTGAAACAAAGAAAACGGCGTCGGTTTCGATGGACTTCATCCTCAAAGGGACTGGTCACGGTCATCAGGAAGCCTTGTCCACTCCCGACAGAGAGAGCGCCGGGCGCGCCTGCCCCGCGGCCGCTGGGCAGCCTGGTCCCTGCGGCCGGCGCGGCTCTGAGCTTGGTCCTTGGGGACAGGGAGCgccaggctgtgtgtgtgctcacgGTTCTGCTTGGCGCCCCTTCTCCAACCACGAGCCGGGCCCAGGAGGTGCAGCCTCGGGTTCTAGGCTCCGGGTTCGAGGGAAACATCCCTTTTCCAGCTGTGTGGACACGGACCGGCCGGACTGCTCCACGCAAAGCGCAGCTGGACGTATTCCACATGCCACATACGTGAACACCTTGCCCAACCTCCACGCGGGAACGATGCTGGGATCATGTCAAGTTAATACTCGCACCCCAAGGAAATCACCCGTGCCTTTTAGGAGTTAAGGGTTGGGGAAGTGGTGGTCGGTATTAAAAAGtagggacactggggtggtgggggcttgcccggggtgggaatggcttgtggGGGGGatcaactggggaaaaaggagacatatggaaaactttagacaataataaaaaaaaaaaaaagtagggacagcccggccggcgtggctcagtgagcGTCAagctatgaatcaggaggtcacggttcgattccaggtcagggcacatgcccgattgtgggctccatccccagtagggggcgtgcaggaggcagctgatccatgattctctctcatcatggatgtttccatctctctatccctctcccttcctctctgaaatcaataaaaacatatttctaaaaaataaagccctagctggtttggctcagtggatagagcatcggcctgtggactgaagggtcccgggtttgattcccagtcaagggcacgtacctcggttgcaggcacccctgccctggctggggcgcatgcaggaggcaaccaatcgatgtgtctctctcacatccatgtttctctctgtctctccctcttccttccattctctctaaaagtcaatggaaaaatatcctcaggggaagattaacacaaataaataaatataaaataagatttaaaaataaataaacaaataaaaatataggtcctgaccggtttggctcagtggatagagcgttggcctgcggactgaaggttcgattccggtcaagggcatgtaccttggctgtgggcacatccccagtggggggcgcgcaggaggcagctgatggatgtttctctctcatcgatgtttctaactctctctccctctcccttcctctctgtaaaaatcaataaagtatatttaaacgTATATGTGTCTATAGATCCCTGCACACCCTCTCCTATTTCCCAGCATATTGTCCCCCGAGCTGATCAGCTTCTGGGTCCTTCCAGGACAGGACTCCTGTCAGTGTTGCTCACGGCTGCTCCCCAGTGCCTGCCACTCAGGTAACACCAACCGAGTAAACACGAGACCTCCACCTACCTGGTCCGCCTGCCTCCCGCCGGCGCACCCAGCCCGGCCCTCACTCACGCCCCTCCGTGCCGCACACCCTGTAGTAACAGGGTCGCCAGGGGGGCGGCCTTTTGCGTTTGATACGTACCTGCTTCAACCAGACATTCGTGGTCATTAGCTGGTTTTTCTCATCCTGAAAAACAAAGGTTGAAGTAAGGctgatgggccctggccagtgtggctcagtggatagagcatctgcctggggactgaaaggtcccaggttcgattcctgatcaagggcacatgcctgggttgcaggttccatccccagtgcggggcgtgcaggaggcagccgatccatgattctctctcatcatggatgtttctctctctctttctccctctcccttcctctctgaaatcaattaaaaatatatattaaaaaaattaaaaagtaataaataaggCTGATGGTTCTGGTTCCAGACACGACGATTCTTTAAATACGAGTCCTGCCATCTTATGCCAACACAAAGCGGGGCCTTTTCCCAGCCTCATTTCACATGATTCCTCCCAACACACGCTGCACTTCCGAGAAGCTGCCCTCACGTTCACCAtcggcatttttatttatttttttgctagaagcccgttgcacgaagtttcgtgcaaaagaccttccttcacctggctgctggcaccagttttccgccagcaccagttttcctctggccacctgccgatcgcctcccgccagcgcgatcggccaccctgagttcctccagtgccagttttcctctggccacctgccgatcgcctcccgccagcgctatcggccaccctgagttcctccaccGGTGccgctggaggaactcagggtggccgattgcgctggcgggaggcactccgatcggcgggtggccagaggaaaattggtgctggcagccacgcaatcagccaccccgagttccgccactggtgccttctgccggccccatgAGTCCTCCCCCAGCGCCGGCCGTTGGGGCCAGCAGGAGGAACGCCAGCCCAAtgggccaccctgagtcccgccagcccaatgggccaccccaagtcccgcccccagcctcccaacgggccaatcatgggcgtagcggagtgatggtaatttgcatattaccattttattaggtaggatttttatttttatttttatttttcactatcaGAATTTTTAGATGTAAGATTCGTCGTCTCAACCAGCGCATTTCCTCAGATCTAACTAAGACACAACCTAAGAAATAAGTTCCAACTTTATGTACTCGGTGCTAAGAGAGAgcacaggccctggccggtgtgcctcagtggatagagcgtcggcctgtggaccgaaaggtcccaggtttgattctggtcaaaggcacatgcccaggttgtgggctcgatccccaatagggggcgtgcaggaggcagccgatctatgattctttctcatcattgatgtttctctctctctctccctctcccttcctttctgaaatcaataaaaatatattttaaagaaagaaagaacacagatagaccggcgtggctcagtagttgagtgtcgacctatgaaccagggaggtcaccattcgattcccggtcagggcacatgcctgggttatgggctcgatccccagtagggggtgtgcaggaggcagctgatccatgattctcatcatggatgtttccatctctctctccctctgccttcctttctgagatcaataaaatatatatatattttaaaaaacatagtcaCCAACCACAACACACTGTGTAAGTTACAACACTCGgcacagagccctagctggtgtggctcagtggatagagcatctacctgaggactgaaggatcctgggtttgattatggtcaagggcacatgcccgggttgccggctggAGTTGCGTGCAGGAAtcagcaggtcaatgattctctctcatcattgatgtttctctctctctctctctctctctctctctctctctctccccctctccgttcctctctaaaatcgataaaaatatattaaaaaaaaaaacacaaaggtgtgcaaaaataaacaactcaaattttaaaaacaatcaatGGCAAACtgtcttcgggtgaggattaaaaaagaaacaaaacagccctgaccagtttggctcagtggctagagcgtcggcctgcggactgaaaggtcccaggttcgattccagtcaagggcatgtaccttggttgcgggcacatccccagtagggggtgtgcaagaggcagctgatcaatgtttctctctcatcgatgtttctagctctctatccctctcccttcctctctgtaaaaatcaataaaatatatttaataaataaataaataaaaaagaaacaaaacagctCCTAGCTGCTTTGGCCCAgtcgatagagcatcggcctgcggacctgggggtcccgggttcgattccggccaggggcacatgcccagggggtGGGccctgtccccagtggggagcatgcagggggcagtcccatcggtgattctctctcatcactgatgtttctatctctctcttcctctcccttcctccctgaaatcaatctacccaataaaagagtaacatgctaattgactgtaccttcgtgacgcctaccagccaatcaggagtgagtatgcaaatcagcccaacaaagatggtgggttaatttgcatacacagactccgagtggctgggtggggtgttccacaccaccccagccgctccgggcctctgggcagcatgggaaggtggaaaggcggctccggccagagcgaaggcggtgctggcagccagaggaaggaaggcccattcctgcacgaatcttcatgcatcgggcgtctagtgaaaatatatttaagaaaattaaaaaaacaaacaaaccagtaAGAGCAGAGAAGTATAAGTGGTCCCAACAGCAGGGGAGAGGACAGAAGGATAAATAGCTTAGCGGACGGGAGGGCACCCACGCTCAGGCCCATCCCTAAGACGGGAGAACGACccggaaggaaggaggaggccccAAGGGAGCACGTCCCAGAGGCAAAGGCGGCTGTGGGGTCCTTGCCCGGGAAGTGGTGGCCTTGGGGAGGACCGCCTGTCCATCCCCCTTATGCCGAGGCTCCAgagagcaattttttttaaagatatatatttttaaaatatattttattgatttcttactgagaggaagaaagagggatagagagttagaaacatcgatcagctgcctcctgcacaacccctactggggatgtgcctgcaaccaaggtacatgcccttgaccagaatcgaacccgggacccttcagtccgcaggccgacgctctatccactgagacacaccgaTCAGGCCTCCAGAGAGCAATTTCAACCACACCGGCATGTGACGCCGGATCCGGGTGGACGCGCACACCTACCACATCCACTAACTGAGAGATGGCGAGGCCAAACTTTATTCTGATCTTGTCGTTGAGGCGCTCCACGGGACGGACCCATCTCTCGTAGTCTTGAAATAGATCCTTAAACAGGCTGTCTTCATGTCTGGCCACAAAGAACGGTTCAGCCAGTCCTGCAAAACAGATTATGAAAAGTTCGCATGTTGGCTTCTCTCCTACCAAATACTtttacttaaaacacacacacacgccctaactggtgtggctcagtggatagggcgtcggcctgcggaatgaagggtcccaggttcgattccggtcaagggcatgtaccttggctgcgggcacatccccagtggggagcgtgcaggaggcagctgatggatgtttctctctcattgatgtttctaactctctccctctcctttcctctctgtaaaaattcaataaaatatatttaaagaaaaacaaaacacacacacacacaagtgtgtcattgccctggccggtgtggcttagtgggtagagcgtcggcctacggactgaagggtcccaggttcgattccggtcaagggcatgtgcccaggttgtgggctccttccccagtgggggacatgcaggaggcagccgatccatgattctctctcatcatggatatttctatctctcgctccctctcccttcctctctgaaatcaatagaaatatatctatatatttttaaatatattttaatgattttttacagagaggaagggagagggatagagagttagaaacatcgatgagagagaaacatcgatcagctgcctcctgcacaccccctactggggatgtgcccgcaaccaaggtacatgcccttgaccggaatcgaacctgggacctttcagtccgcaggccgacgctctatccactgagccaaaccggtttcggcaatagaaatatattttttaaaaagtgtgtcaTCATTCATCACCCAACACTATTACTTAGGCTGTGATGAAGAGTCCTTTCCGAGTGCAATATCAATATAGACGTCTGAGATCAATGAGGGCCACTCTGCTCAGATACATTTCTCAGTTAATCAGATTACTCACGCGGGAACATGCGGAGTTCCTTAAGAAGCACTCAACGCAATACAGAGGCACTtaacagcccggccggcatggctcagtggatagggccaaaccggttagggccgtagtcggcaaaccgcggctctcgagccacatgcggctctttggccccttgagtgtggctcttctacaaaataccacggcctgggcaagtctattttgaagaagtggcgttagaagaagtttaagtttaaaaaatttggctctccaaagaaatttcaatcgttgtcctgttgatatgtggctctgttgtctaatgagtttgccgaccactgctctagggtaaCCACTGCTCAGTGTGATgtacagacattttttaaaaatgcagacacAGAGGAAGAACAAAAGTCTTTTctttgcccggctggcgtggcccAGCGGTTGAGCGAcgacttaggaaccaggaggtcagggttcgattcccggtcagggcacagtcCCGGGTTGcggggtcgatccccagtgtggggcgtgcaggaggcagccgttccgtgttctttcatcactgatgtttctctctctctctctctctctctgcctctccctctctgaaatcaataaaatatattttttttaattgattttttacagagcggaaggaagagggatagagagtcagaaacatcgatgagagagaaacatcgatcagctgcctcctgcacaccccctactggggatgtgcctgcaaccaaggtacatgcctttgacaggaatcgaacccgggacctttcagtccgcaggccgacgctctatccactgagctatactgggtagggcaataaaattttttttttttaagtcttctaAGTTCTGCGACTTGCTTTCTCCCCCCTTCAGTACTCGATGTCTGTACATCTCTATCCATCTCCAGTCTTTCTTCACACGTGGCAAGGGGGTCGGGGTTACGGGTGTGCTGTCATTTACATAAAATCTCCCCACCGATGGGCATGTCTATCGTCCTCGGTTCGGGGTTCTTTCTGACAACGCCACAGCGGGAAATGCTGCAGTTAACATCCTTGTGCGTCTTTTTCCCCACACTTACAGAAGAATTTATGGCAGTGACTCCTAGAACTGCTGAGTCAGGGCGCACACGTTTTAAATCTCGCTCGCGGCTGCCAATGACGTGCCCTTTCGTCTGCACCAGCCGTCACAGGAATAAAATAAGGTAATGTATCTGAGAAGCTTTGTAAGAGGGTATAGGCTGTGTATCCCCAACTCGTAAGTCAGGCATTCCCCTCAATGTCCTTGGacctttgtaaaaaatatatattttattgatttttacagagaggaagggagagggatagagagtcagaaacatcgatgagagagaaacatccatcagctgcctcctgcacaccccgtactggggatgtgcccaaaaccaaggtacatgcccttgaccagaatcgaacccgggacccttcagtccgcaggccgacgctctatcccactgagccacaccggccagggcagaccattttttttaagttaacaaaaAGTGACTTAtatcccttttattattttttttttaaaaaaagtcctttTGTAACAGTCCCAGGAAGGCTATTTTAAGCAATGGCGCGATAATACAGCAGTGAACATAATTGGCCGTTTTGTCAACGAGGAGAAAGGTGTGCTATAGCCAGCACTTTCAATGTGACAAATTGGTACTTACCAGTCACTATTTTAAGTATTACAGGTGAAATGCagggtgggtgtgtgtttttccattcTAGGATTttcattatacactgagtggccagatgatgatgatctctgaatgcataatcatctggccactcagtgtatatcctatataataaaaggctaatatgcaaattgtccccttgaccaggagtttgaccagcaggcaggccgcccaactgcccatgtcccctcccctggccaggctggccataccccacccatgcacgaattcatgcaccgggcctctaatatatctatctatatctatatctatatctatatctatatctatatctatatctatatctatatctatatctatatctatctattgagtggccagattatgatgatcttagtggccagattatgatgatcactgaacgcataataatctggccactcagtgtgtgtgtgtgtgtgtgtgtgtgtgtgtgtgtgtgtgtgtgtgtatactagaggctcggtgcatgaattcgtgcatgggtggggtctggccagcctggccagggggtggggggacatgggcagttggccggctgacctgcctgctggtcaaactcctgatcgaggggacaatttgcatattagccttttattctataggatatacactgagtggccagaagattatgcgttcagggatcgtcatcatctggccactcagtgtattttctattgattttcatcACAGAATTAGAGGGGGATCAAGTTTCTCTGGGGTGGCTCTGCTTTAGTTTTACCTTAATTTACACCCTGCCCTGACTCTCAAACACTTGCAGTGAGAAAATGACCTGAGACAGCTAAGTTTAGTCAGGAGCGAAGACAGGttgcagatatttaaaaaaacaaacgtatatttgtattgatttcagagaggaagggagaaggagagagagagaaacatcaatgagagagaatcagggatcggctgcctcctgcatgcccttactggggatcgagccctcaacccaggcatgtgcccttgacagggaatcgaaccatgacctcctggttcctaggtcgatgctcaaacactgggcaacactggccgggcGACAATTTGCATGcaaactcttttaaaaagtttgtgcATCGCccaggctgatgtggctcagtggatagagcttcgccctgcggactgaagggtcccgggttcgattccaggtc
This genomic interval from Eptesicus fuscus isolate TK198812 chromosome 25, DD_ASM_mEF_20220401, whole genome shotgun sequence contains the following:
- the CHRNA5 gene encoding neuronal acetylcholine receptor subunit alpha-5 — its product is MAARGSRPAVLRLLLLFPLVAGRRGPAGAGGGAPGGLAEPFFVARHEDSLFKDLFQDYERWVRPVERLNDKIRIKFGLAISQLVDVDEKNQLMTTNVWLKQEWRDVKLQWNPEDYGGIRAIRVPSDSLWTPDIVLFDNADGRFEGARTKAVVRFDGTVAWTPPANYKSSCTIDVTFFPFDLQNCSMKFGSWTYDGSQVDLLLEGRDVDRRDFFDNGEWEIVSATGSRGNRTDGRRWYPHVTYAFVLRRLPLFYTLFLIVPCIGLSLLTALVFYLPSHEGEKISLCTSVLVSLTVFLLVIEEIIPSSSKVIPLIGEYLVFTMIFVTLSITVTVFAINIHHRAPSTHHAMAPWVRRVFLHRLPRLLCMRGHADRYSAQREEAGGRGGPSPPRDPLGAALDAIRYIARHTVKENAVREVVEDWKFIAQVLDRLFLWTFLLVSVVGSLGLFAPVIYKWATVLAPVHIGTADT